One window of the Streptomyces asoensis genome contains the following:
- a CDS encoding cupin domain-containing protein yields the protein MMEVKALEKPDERRDFPRGHLEAVHMTGLDFAVATFEPGWRWSESLASLAGTDTCQIHHNGYVVQGRMHVTMDEGGEGELGPGDVFVVPPGHDAWVVGDEQCVVYDFAGAMAKDYAKAK from the coding sequence ATGATGGAAGTGAAGGCGCTCGAGAAGCCGGACGAGCGGCGCGATTTCCCCCGGGGCCACCTGGAGGCGGTCCATATGACGGGGCTCGACTTCGCGGTGGCGACCTTCGAACCGGGATGGCGCTGGTCCGAGTCGCTCGCATCGCTCGCGGGCACCGACACCTGCCAGATCCACCACAACGGATACGTGGTCCAGGGCCGCATGCACGTCACCATGGACGAGGGCGGCGAGGGCGAACTGGGCCCCGGCGACGTCTTCGTGGTGCCGCCCGGCCATGACGCGTGGGTCGTGGGCGACGAACAGTGCGTGGTGTACGACTTCGCCGGGGCGATGGCCAAGGACTACGCGAAGGCGAAGTAG
- a CDS encoding vWA domain-containing protein, whose translation MSAEVADRLVGFVAALRAHGLRVGTGETVDAAEAAAALGFADRGLLREGLAATLLHSTDQRRVFDTVFDLYFPHGVGAPQGEPGDRDDLRDRLAAALAAGDETMLARLAIEAVDGLGGYGSSPGADGWSSYQTLERLRPQTLLARVRDDIRARGGDVGFTDRLLEDEIRRRIEAFRARVAGEARRRVAERRGRDEIARRAVAPTADRVDFLYAGKDRLAELRRTVQPLARKLATRMAARRRRASRGTIDLRRTLRGSLSTGGVPMRPVLRRRRPARPELVLLCDVSGSVSGFSDFTMLLVQALHDQFSKVRVFAFVNRIDEVTGLLEHGAADPEGLGARIRAEANLTGYHGSSDYGVALGEFGQRYGAAVGPRTTVFVLGDARTNMSDPNLAALRQIAEQARHVHWLNPEPRSLWGTGDSAAPEYAQSVAMHECRNAHQLGALVGRLLPV comes from the coding sequence GTGAGCGCCGAGGTCGCCGACCGTCTGGTCGGCTTCGTCGCCGCGCTGCGCGCACACGGCCTGCGCGTCGGCACCGGCGAGACGGTGGACGCCGCCGAAGCGGCGGCGGCGCTGGGCTTCGCGGACCGCGGACTGCTCCGCGAGGGGCTGGCCGCGACGCTGCTGCACTCCACGGACCAGCGACGGGTGTTCGACACCGTCTTCGACCTGTACTTCCCGCACGGCGTCGGCGCGCCACAGGGCGAGCCCGGCGACCGTGACGACCTGCGTGACCGACTGGCCGCCGCACTCGCCGCCGGCGACGAGACGATGCTGGCCCGGTTGGCGATCGAGGCGGTCGACGGGCTGGGCGGGTACGGGAGTTCACCGGGCGCGGACGGCTGGTCGTCGTACCAGACACTGGAACGGCTGCGCCCGCAGACGCTGTTGGCGCGGGTACGGGACGACATCCGGGCCCGGGGCGGTGACGTCGGGTTCACCGACCGGCTCCTCGAGGACGAGATCCGGCGCCGCATCGAGGCCTTCCGCGCCCGGGTGGCCGGAGAGGCGCGGCGCCGGGTGGCGGAGCGGCGGGGGCGGGACGAGATCGCCCGGCGGGCGGTGGCACCGACCGCCGACCGGGTCGACTTCCTGTACGCCGGGAAGGACCGGCTGGCCGAACTGCGGCGGACCGTACAGCCGTTGGCCCGCAAGCTGGCGACCCGCATGGCCGCGCGCCGCCGCCGGGCCTCCCGGGGCACCATCGACCTGCGACGGACCCTGCGCGGCTCGCTCTCGACGGGCGGGGTTCCGATGCGCCCCGTGCTGCGCCGCCGGCGTCCGGCCCGTCCCGAACTGGTGCTGCTGTGCGATGTGTCGGGGTCGGTGTCCGGCTTCTCCGACTTCACGATGCTGCTGGTGCAGGCGCTGCACGACCAGTTCAGCAAGGTGCGGGTGTTCGCCTTCGTCAACCGGATCGACGAGGTGACCGGCCTGCTCGAACACGGCGCGGCCGACCCGGAGGGCCTCGGCGCCCGCATCCGGGCCGAGGCGAACCTGACGGGTTACCACGGCAGCAGCGACTACGGCGTGGCCCTGGGCGAGTTCGGGCAGCGGTACGGCGCGGCGGTCGGCCCTCGCACCACGGTTTTCGTGCTCGGCGACGCCCGGACGAACATGAGCGACCCGAACCTGGCCGCGCTCCGGCAGATCGCCGAACAGGCCCGCCACGTCCACTGGTTGAACCCGGAGCCCCGCTCCCTGTGGGGGACGGGCGACTCGGCCGCCCCGGAGTACGCCCAGTCGGTCGCGATGCACGAGTGCCGCAACGCTCACCAACTCGGCGCCCTGGTCGGCCGGTTGCTCCCGGTCTAG
- a CDS encoding AAA family ATPase: MFTSVDDVSARLAESGYLASPAVATTVFLADRLGKPLLVEGPAGVGKTELAKAVAEVAGARLVRLQCYEGVDESRALYEWNHAKQLLRISAGRDETWDETRTDIFSEEFLLPRPLLTAIRGDEPTVLLIDETDKADVEVEGLLLEVLSDFQVTVPELGTITATRRPFVVLTSNASRELSEALRRRCLFLHIDFPEEELERRIVRLKVPGIEAALAESVVRVIGALRAMDLRKAPSVAETIDWARTLLALGATTLDANVVRESLGVILKHQDDILKAGAKLDLDAV, from the coding sequence TTGTTCACATCCGTCGACGATGTCTCCGCCCGGCTCGCCGAGAGCGGCTACCTGGCCTCCCCCGCCGTCGCCACGACCGTCTTCCTCGCCGACCGGCTCGGCAAGCCGCTGCTCGTGGAGGGCCCCGCCGGCGTCGGCAAGACGGAACTCGCCAAGGCCGTGGCCGAGGTGGCGGGCGCCCGGCTGGTGCGGCTCCAGTGCTACGAGGGCGTCGACGAGTCCCGGGCGCTGTACGAGTGGAACCACGCCAAGCAACTGCTGCGCATCAGCGCGGGCCGTGACGAGACCTGGGACGAGACCCGCACGGACATCTTCAGCGAGGAGTTCCTCCTCCCCCGCCCGCTGCTGACCGCCATCCGCGGCGACGAACCGACCGTCCTGCTGATCGACGAGACCGACAAGGCCGATGTCGAGGTGGAGGGACTGCTCCTCGAGGTGCTCAGCGACTTCCAGGTCACCGTCCCGGAACTCGGCACGATCACCGCCACGCGCCGCCCCTTCGTCGTCCTCACCTCCAACGCGAGCCGTGAGCTGTCGGAGGCGCTGCGCCGCCGCTGCCTGTTCCTCCACATCGACTTCCCCGAGGAGGAGCTGGAGCGGCGGATCGTCCGGCTGAAGGTGCCCGGCATCGAAGCGGCGCTGGCCGAGTCGGTGGTCCGGGTGATCGGCGCGCTGCGCGCGATGGACCTGCGCAAGGCGCCCTCCGTCGCCGAGACCATCGACTGGGCGCGCACCCTGCTCGCGCTCGGCGCCACCACCCTCGACGCGAACGTCGTACGCGAAAGCCTGGGCGTGATCCTCAAGCACCAGGACGACATCCTCAAGGCCGGCGCGAAGCTCGACCTGGACGCCGTGTGA
- a CDS encoding NAD(P)H-binding protein produces the protein MIVVTGATGNVGRELVRSLAAAGERVTATSRHISETEVPDGVRTLRSDLTDAESLRPVLDGAEALFLQNGGAGAHLLSPRDLLDVAKSAGVGRVVLLSSQGVATRPESQSHGALAGAIEDAVRESGLEWTILRPGGFHSNAYAWAEQVRAHRTVAAPFGDVGLPTVDPADIAEIAAVALRQEGHHGRVHELTGPAPTTPRERAEAIGRAIGEPVRFVEQTREEAREQMLAFMPAPVVETTLSILGEPTPAERLVSPDVERVLGRAPRTFEEWARRNAAAFR, from the coding sequence ATGATCGTGGTGACGGGGGCGACCGGGAACGTCGGCCGTGAACTGGTCCGTTCTCTGGCGGCTGCGGGCGAGCGGGTGACCGCCACGTCCCGGCACATCTCGGAGACCGAAGTCCCGGACGGCGTACGGACCTTGCGGTCGGATCTCACCGACGCGGAGAGCCTGCGGCCGGTGCTCGACGGGGCCGAGGCGCTGTTCCTCCAGAACGGTGGCGCCGGCGCACATCTGCTCAGCCCGCGGGACCTCCTCGACGTGGCCAAGTCCGCCGGGGTCGGCCGGGTGGTGCTGCTGTCGTCCCAAGGGGTGGCGACCCGACCGGAGTCGCAGTCGCACGGCGCCCTGGCGGGTGCGATCGAGGACGCCGTCCGGGAGTCCGGCCTGGAGTGGACGATCCTGCGGCCGGGCGGCTTCCATTCCAACGCCTACGCCTGGGCGGAGCAGGTCCGCGCCCACCGCACCGTTGCGGCCCCCTTCGGTGATGTCGGTCTGCCCACTGTCGACCCGGCCGACATCGCGGAGATCGCCGCGGTGGCCCTGCGGCAGGAGGGACATCACGGCCGGGTCCACGAGTTGACCGGGCCCGCCCCCACGACACCCCGCGAGCGGGCGGAGGCCATCGGCAGGGCGATCGGGGAGCCGGTCCGGTTCGTCGAGCAGACACGGGAGGAGGCGCGCGAGCAGATGCTGGCGTTCATGCCGGCGCCGGTCGTCGAGACCACCCTGTCCATCCTCGGCGAACCGACGCCCGCCGAGCGGCTCGTCAGCCCCGACGTGGAACGCGTCCTGGGCCGCGCGCCGCGCACCTTCGAGGAGTGGGCACGGCGCAACGCGGCCGCGTTCCGGTGA
- a CDS encoding winged helix-turn-helix transcriptional regulator — MTGDPTDPELACPIAPVVDIVFSRWTTPILWTLHARGRQRFGELERAITNITPKVLTQRLRQLERDGLVVRTYHPEVPPRVEYEISELGLSLAPLFAHLAEWATGNLPKVAQAREGYDQRG; from the coding sequence ATGACCGGTGACCCGACCGATCCAGAACTCGCCTGCCCCATCGCCCCCGTGGTGGACATCGTCTTCAGCCGTTGGACCACACCGATCCTGTGGACGCTGCACGCCCGAGGCCGTCAGCGGTTCGGCGAGCTGGAACGCGCGATCACGAACATCACCCCCAAGGTGCTGACCCAGCGCCTGCGCCAGCTGGAGCGCGACGGCCTGGTGGTGCGCACCTACCACCCGGAGGTGCCCCCGCGCGTCGAGTACGAGATCAGCGAACTCGGCCTCAGCCTGGCCCCGCTCTTCGCCCACCTCGCCGAATGGGCCACCGGAAACCTGCCCAAGGTGGCGCAGGCCCGGGAGGGGTACGACCAGCGGGGATGA
- a CDS encoding LutC/YkgG family protein, translated as MSSRERILGRVRRALADVPQDDTPYGEAVARDYLREHGARSTEETVELLAENLADYRAVVHRCGADELPSVLARLLTERKAATVLVPPGLDEAWLAEADAARVADRMESGAHELDRVDSVVTACAVAVAETGTIVLDGGPDQGRRRITLVPDHHICVVRVPEQVVSSVPQALERLDPARPLTWISGPSATSDIELDRVEGVHGPRTLEVILVG; from the coding sequence GTGAGCAGCAGGGAGCGGATTCTGGGCCGGGTGCGGCGCGCGCTGGCCGATGTGCCGCAGGACGACACCCCGTACGGGGAAGCCGTCGCGCGCGACTACCTGCGCGAGCACGGTGCCCGCAGTACCGAGGAGACGGTCGAGCTGCTGGCGGAGAACCTGGCGGACTACCGTGCTGTCGTGCACCGGTGCGGCGCGGACGAACTCCCGTCCGTGCTGGCCCGGTTGCTCACGGAGCGGAAGGCGGCGACCGTGCTCGTGCCGCCCGGCCTCGACGAGGCGTGGCTGGCGGAGGCGGACGCCGCTCGGGTGGCCGACCGGATGGAGAGCGGCGCGCACGAACTCGACCGGGTGGACAGCGTGGTCACGGCGTGCGCGGTGGCGGTCGCCGAGACCGGGACGATCGTGCTGGACGGCGGTCCAGACCAGGGGCGGCGCCGGATCACCCTGGTCCCGGACCACCACATCTGTGTGGTGCGCGTCCCCGAGCAGGTGGTGTCGTCCGTGCCGCAGGCTCTCGAACGGCTCGACCCGGCCCGCCCGTTGACATGGATCTCCGGTCCTTCGGCGACCAGTGACATCGAGCTGGACCGGGTGGAGGGGGTGCACGGCCCGCGCACCCTCGAGGTGATCCTGGTCGGCTGA
- a CDS encoding LutB/LldF family L-lactate oxidation iron-sulfur protein: MSGTFVGMPAFPKAAHEAVGNQTLRANLRHATHTIRAKRANAVAEVSDWAELREAGKRIKDHTLRHLDRYLVQLEESVTAAGGIVHWAADADEANRIVADLVKETGESEVVKVKSMATQEIGLNEALEAEGIRAYETDLAELIVQLGKDRPSHILVPAIHRNRGEIRDIFTREMSEWGRPAPEGLTDTPAELADAARLHLREKFLRAKVGVSGANFMVAETGTLVVVESEGNGRMCLTLPETLISVVGIEKIVPTWRDLEVFLQTLPRSSTAERMNPYTSTWTGTTDGDGPGTFHLVLLDNGRTDTLADEVGRQALRCIRCSACLNVCPVYERAGGHAYGSVYPGPIGAILSPQLRGTASEIDASLPYASSLCGACYEVCPVAIDIPEVLVHLRERVVQGGPVTREGNKVVLKPAKGHGAERAAMRAARWAFDRPGALRAGQRLASRTRRLHPRTLPGPGKAWSATRDLPAVPAEPFRDWWQRTNGGTTDEGTAK, from the coding sequence ATGAGCGGGACGTTCGTAGGAATGCCGGCCTTCCCGAAGGCCGCGCACGAGGCGGTCGGCAACCAGACCCTGCGCGCGAATCTGCGGCACGCCACCCACACCATCCGGGCCAAACGGGCGAACGCCGTGGCCGAGGTGTCCGACTGGGCGGAGCTGCGGGAGGCGGGCAAGCGGATCAAGGACCACACGCTGCGTCATCTCGACCGGTACCTGGTGCAGTTGGAGGAGTCGGTGACGGCGGCGGGCGGCATCGTCCACTGGGCCGCCGACGCGGACGAGGCCAACCGGATCGTGGCCGACCTGGTCAAGGAGACCGGCGAGTCGGAGGTCGTCAAGGTCAAGTCCATGGCCACGCAGGAGATCGGGCTCAACGAGGCGCTGGAGGCGGAGGGCATCCGCGCCTACGAGACCGACCTCGCCGAGCTCATCGTGCAGTTGGGCAAGGACCGGCCGTCGCACATCCTGGTCCCCGCGATCCACCGCAACCGGGGGGAGATCCGGGACATCTTCACCCGCGAGATGAGCGAGTGGGGCCGCCCCGCCCCCGAGGGCCTGACCGACACCCCCGCCGAACTCGCCGACGCAGCCCGTCTGCACCTCCGCGAGAAGTTCCTGCGCGCCAAGGTCGGCGTCTCCGGCGCCAACTTCATGGTCGCCGAGACCGGCACCCTGGTGGTCGTCGAGTCCGAGGGCAACGGGCGGATGTGCCTCACCCTCCCCGAGACGCTGATCTCCGTCGTCGGCATCGAGAAGATCGTGCCGACCTGGCGGGACCTGGAGGTCTTCCTCCAGACCCTCCCCCGTTCCTCGACGGCCGAGCGCATGAACCCGTACACGTCGACCTGGACGGGCACGACGGACGGCGACGGCCCCGGCACCTTCCATCTGGTGCTGCTGGACAACGGCCGCACCGACACCCTCGCCGACGAGGTCGGCCGGCAGGCCCTGCGCTGCATCCGCTGCTCCGCCTGTCTGAACGTGTGCCCGGTGTACGAGCGGGCGGGCGGCCATGCCTACGGCTCGGTCTACCCGGGCCCGATCGGCGCGATCCTCAGCCCCCAGCTCCGCGGCACCGCGAGCGAGATCGACGCCTCACTGCCGTACGCCTCGTCGCTGTGCGGCGCCTGCTACGAGGTGTGCCCGGTGGCCATCGACATCCCGGAGGTGCTGGTGCACCTGCGGGAACGGGTCGTCCAGGGCGGCCCGGTCACGCGCGAGGGCAACAAGGTGGTGCTGAAGCCGGCCAAGGGCCATGGCGCCGAGCGGGCCGCGATGCGGGCGGCGCGCTGGGCGTTCGACCGGCCCGGCGCCCTGCGCGCCGGGCAGCGGCTGGCGTCCCGGACACGCCGGCTCCATCCTCGTACGCTGCCCGGCCCCGGCAAGGCGTGGAGCGCTACGCGGGATCTGCCGGCGGTGCCCGCGGAGCCGTTCCGCGACTGGTGGCAGCGTACGAACGGCGGGACCACCGACGAGGGGACGGCGAAGTGA
- a CDS encoding (Fe-S)-binding protein, with translation MRVALFLTCVNDTLYPETGRAVVKLLTRLGVEVDFPMAQTCCGQAHYNTGYRHEAEPLARHFSDVFGEYEAIVTPSGSCGAMVRELYPRMGERARAEGRGDTLAATLAPVVPKTYELTEFLVDVLGVTDVGAYYPHTVTYHPTCHGLRGLGLGERPRRLLQAVEGLELVELPGADECCGFGGTFALKNADVSAAMGTDKVRNAESTGAEVLCAADNSCLMHIGGTMTRLETGMRPVHIAEILASTEEEPAS, from the coding sequence ATGCGTGTCGCACTGTTCCTGACCTGTGTCAACGACACGCTCTATCCGGAGACCGGCCGTGCCGTGGTGAAACTCCTGACCAGGCTGGGCGTCGAGGTCGACTTCCCGATGGCCCAGACCTGCTGCGGCCAGGCCCACTACAACACCGGCTATCGCCATGAGGCCGAGCCGCTCGCCCGGCATTTCTCCGATGTCTTCGGAGAGTACGAGGCGATCGTGACGCCCTCCGGGTCGTGCGGGGCGATGGTGCGGGAGCTGTATCCGCGGATGGGCGAGCGGGCCCGGGCCGAGGGGCGCGGGGACACCCTCGCCGCCACTCTGGCGCCGGTGGTCCCGAAGACGTACGAGCTCACCGAGTTCCTGGTGGACGTACTGGGGGTGACGGACGTCGGCGCGTACTACCCGCACACGGTGACCTATCACCCGACGTGTCACGGACTGCGCGGACTGGGTCTCGGGGAGCGGCCCCGGCGGCTGCTCCAGGCGGTCGAGGGGCTGGAGCTGGTGGAGCTGCCGGGCGCCGACGAGTGCTGCGGCTTCGGTGGGACCTTCGCGCTGAAGAACGCCGACGTCTCGGCGGCGATGGGCACCGACAAGGTGCGCAACGCCGAGTCGACGGGCGCCGAGGTGCTGTGCGCGGCGGACAACTCCTGCCTGATGCACATCGGCGGGACCATGACCCGGCTGGAGACCGGCATGCGCCCCGTGCACATCGCGGAGATCCTGGCGAGCACCGAGGAGGAGCCGGCGTCATGA
- a CDS encoding rhamnulokinase, producing the protein MRSYAAVDLGASSGRVMVGRVGPDSLELTEAHRFPNRPVRVPEGLRWDVLSLYAGVLAGLRAAGRVDSVGIDSWAVDYGLLDADGSLLGNPVHYRDARTEGVAEKVWATVPAAELYAATGLQYAPFNTLYQLTAARGTRQLAHARRLLLIPDLLAYWLTGEQGTELTNASTTQLIDPATGDWSYDVAARLGIDLELFAPLRRPGDPAGLLRAEVLEETGLTGPVPVTTVGSHDTASAVAAVPATGERFAYICTGTWSLAGLELTAPVLTEESRAANFTNELGLDGTVRYLRNIMGLWLLQECLRAWGDPDLGGLLREAAAVPALRSVVDAEDAAFLAPGRMPERIAEACRASGQPVPASPAEITRCILDSLALAHRRAVAEAQRLADHPVDVVHIVGGGTRNALLCRLTADACGLPVVAGPTEAAALGNVLVQARAHGLVGDRADMRRLLARTQPLTRYEPQGNAERWREAEARLATR; encoded by the coding sequence GTGCGGTCGTACGCGGCGGTCGACCTCGGCGCGTCCAGCGGGCGCGTCATGGTCGGCCGGGTGGGCCCGGACTCACTGGAGCTGACGGAGGCGCACCGCTTCCCCAACCGGCCGGTCCGGGTTCCGGAGGGACTGCGCTGGGATGTGCTGTCCCTGTACGCGGGGGTGCTGGCCGGGCTGCGGGCGGCCGGCCGGGTGGACTCGGTCGGCATCGACAGCTGGGCCGTGGACTACGGCCTGCTCGACGCCGACGGGAGCCTCCTCGGCAATCCGGTGCACTACCGGGACGCCCGCACCGAGGGGGTCGCCGAGAAGGTGTGGGCGACCGTGCCGGCGGCCGAGCTCTACGCGGCCACCGGTCTCCAGTACGCGCCCTTCAACACCCTCTACCAGTTGACGGCGGCCCGCGGGACGCGGCAACTGGCCCACGCCCGGCGCCTGTTGCTCATCCCCGACCTGCTGGCGTACTGGCTGACCGGTGAGCAGGGCACCGAGCTCACCAACGCCTCCACCACCCAGCTGATCGATCCCGCGACGGGCGACTGGTCGTACGACGTCGCCGCCCGGCTGGGCATCGACCTGGAGCTGTTCGCGCCGCTGCGGCGGCCCGGCGACCCGGCGGGGCTGCTGCGGGCGGAGGTGCTGGAGGAGACGGGGCTGACCGGGCCCGTGCCGGTGACGACGGTCGGCTCGCACGACACCGCCTCCGCCGTGGCCGCGGTCCCGGCGACCGGCGAGCGGTTCGCCTACATCTGCACCGGCACCTGGTCACTGGCCGGCCTGGAGCTGACGGCGCCCGTGCTCACCGAGGAGAGCCGGGCCGCCAACTTCACCAACGAGCTCGGGCTGGACGGCACGGTCCGCTACCTGCGCAACATCATGGGGCTGTGGCTCCTCCAGGAGTGCCTGCGGGCCTGGGGCGACCCGGATCTGGGCGGGCTGCTGCGGGAGGCGGCCGCCGTGCCCGCGCTGCGCTCGGTCGTGGACGCCGAGGACGCCGCGTTTCTGGCGCCCGGGCGGATGCCGGAGCGGATCGCCGAGGCGTGTCGCGCGTCCGGGCAGCCGGTGCCCGCCTCGCCCGCGGAGATCACGCGGTGCATCCTCGACTCGCTCGCCCTGGCCCACCGGCGGGCCGTCGCCGAGGCCCAGCGGCTCGCCGACCACCCCGTCGACGTCGTGCACATCGTCGGAGGCGGCACCCGCAACGCGCTGCTGTGCCGGCTCACCGCCGACGCCTGCGGGCTGCCGGTGGTGGCCGGTCCGACGGAGGCCGCGGCCCTCGGCAACGTGCTCGTCCAGGCGCGGGCGCACGGACTGGTCGGCGACCGTGCCGACATGCGCCGGCTGCTCGCCCGTACGCAGCCCCTGACGCGCTACGAACCGCAGGGCAACGCCGAGCGGTGGCGCGAGGCGGAGGCCCGGCTCGCCACGCGGTGA
- a CDS encoding bifunctional aldolase/short-chain dehydrogenase, whose amino-acid sequence MSTHPEAHALLGRSHRLGADPRNTNYAGGNTSAKGTDTDPVTGGDVELMWVKGSGGDLGTLTEAGLAALRLDRLRALKNVYPGVEREDEMVAAFDYCLHGKGGAAPSIDTAMHGLVDAAHVDHLHPDSGIALACAADGEKLTAECFGDTVAWVPWRRPGFQLGLDIAAIKAANPQAIGVVLGGHGITAWGDTSEECERNSLHIIRTAEAFLAEKGKADPFGPVLDGFAALPEDERRERAAALAPYVRAIASQDRPQVGHFTDSDAVLDFVARAEHPRLAALGTSCPDHFLRTKVRPLVLDLPPTGTVEDAIARLKELHAEYREEYAAYYRRHADADSPAMRGADPAIVLVPGVGMFSFGKDKQTARVAGEFYVNAINVMRGAEAVSSYAPIEESEKFRIEYWALEEAKLRRMPAPKPLATRVALVTGAGSGIGKAIARRLVAEGACVVVADLDAGNAAAVAEELGGADKAVAVTVDVTSEEQIAAAFRDAVLAFGGVDLVVNNAGISISKPLLETTARDWDLQHDIMARGSFLVSREAARVMIAQELGGDIVYIASKNAVFAGPNNIAYSATKADQAHQVRLLAAELGEHGIRVNGVNPDGVVRGSGIFAGGWGAQRAATYGIEEEKLGEFYAQRTILKREVLPDHVANAVFALTGGELTHTTGLHVPVDAGVAAAFLR is encoded by the coding sequence ATGTCCACCCACCCCGAAGCCCACGCCCTCCTCGGTCGGTCCCATCGGCTCGGCGCTGATCCCCGCAACACCAACTACGCCGGCGGCAACACCTCCGCCAAGGGCACCGACACCGACCCCGTGACCGGTGGGGACGTCGAGCTGATGTGGGTCAAGGGGTCGGGCGGCGACCTCGGCACGCTCACCGAAGCGGGGCTCGCGGCGCTGCGGCTGGACCGGCTGCGGGCTCTGAAGAACGTGTACCCGGGCGTCGAGCGCGAGGACGAGATGGTCGCCGCGTTCGACTACTGCCTGCACGGCAAGGGCGGGGCGGCGCCCTCGATCGACACCGCCATGCACGGGCTCGTCGACGCCGCCCATGTCGATCATCTGCACCCCGACTCCGGGATCGCGCTGGCCTGTGCCGCCGACGGGGAGAAGCTGACGGCCGAATGCTTCGGCGACACGGTCGCGTGGGTGCCCTGGCGGCGGCCCGGCTTCCAGCTGGGGCTGGACATCGCCGCCATCAAGGCGGCCAACCCGCAGGCGATCGGTGTGGTCCTCGGCGGGCACGGGATCACCGCCTGGGGCGACACCTCCGAGGAGTGCGAGCGCAACTCGCTGCACATCATCCGGACCGCCGAGGCCTTCCTCGCGGAGAAGGGGAAGGCCGATCCGTTCGGACCGGTCCTCGACGGCTTTGCGGCGCTGCCCGAGGACGAGCGGCGGGAGCGGGCCGCCGCGCTCGCGCCGTACGTGCGGGCCATCGCCTCCCAGGACCGCCCCCAGGTGGGGCACTTCACCGACTCCGACGCCGTGCTCGACTTCGTGGCCCGGGCCGAGCACCCGCGACTCGCCGCCCTCGGCACCTCCTGCCCCGACCACTTCCTGCGCACCAAGGTGCGGCCGCTGGTCCTGGACCTGCCGCCCACCGGCACGGTGGAGGACGCGATCGCGCGGCTCAAGGAGCTGCACGCCGAGTACCGCGAGGAGTACGCCGCCTACTACCGGCGGCACGCCGACGCCGACTCCCCCGCCATGCGCGGCGCCGACCCGGCGATCGTGCTGGTCCCGGGCGTGGGCATGTTCTCCTTCGGCAAGGACAAGCAGACCGCGCGCGTGGCCGGCGAGTTCTACGTCAACGCGATCAACGTGATGCGCGGCGCGGAGGCGGTGTCCTCGTACGCGCCGATCGAGGAGTCGGAGAAGTTCCGCATCGAGTACTGGGCACTGGAGGAGGCCAAGCTCCGGCGGATGCCCGCGCCGAAGCCGCTGGCCACCCGGGTGGCCCTGGTCACCGGCGCCGGCAGCGGGATCGGCAAGGCCATCGCCCGGCGGCTGGTCGCCGAGGGCGCGTGTGTCGTCGTCGCCGATCTCGACGCCGGGAACGCGGCCGCCGTGGCCGAAGAGCTCGGCGGGGCCGACAAGGCGGTCGCCGTCACCGTCGACGTGACCTCCGAGGAGCAGATCGCCGCTGCCTTCCGGGACGCCGTGCTCGCCTTCGGCGGGGTCGACCTCGTCGTCAACAACGCCGGGATCTCCATCTCCAAGCCGCTGCTGGAGACGACGGCACGCGACTGGGACCTCCAGCACGACATCATGGCCCGCGGGTCGTTCCTCGTCTCGCGTGAGGCGGCGCGGGTGATGATCGCGCAGGAGCTGGGCGGCGACATCGTCTACATCGCGTCGAAGAACGCCGTCTTCGCCGGCCCGAACAACATCGCCTACTCCGCCACCAAGGCCGACCAGGCCCACCAGGTGCGTCTGCTGGCCGCCGAGCTGGGCGAGCACGGCATCCGCGTCAACGGCGTCAACCCGGACGGTGTGGTGCGCGGGTCGGGCATCTTCGCGGGCGGCTGGGGCGCGCAGCGGGCCGCGACCTACGGCATCGAGGAGGAGAAGCTCGGCGAGTTCTACGCGCAGCGGACCATCCTCAAGCGTGAGGTGCTGCCGGACCATGTCGCCAACGCGGTGTTCGCCCTCACCGGCGGCGAACTCACCCACACCACCGGACTGCACGTCCCCGTCGACGCGGGTGTGGCGGCCGCGTTCCTCCGGTGA